In Elephas maximus indicus isolate mEleMax1 chromosome 4, mEleMax1 primary haplotype, whole genome shotgun sequence, a genomic segment contains:
- the LOC126075061 gene encoding maestro heat-like repeat-containing protein family member 1 isoform X1, with translation MSQPPLHGRSLSGLLWLVLCSTDDGLLVGAGGWAPKACTDSVVFSYPLFHLATQFISPQKLLTYLVLFSVKPYKEGGLGESSLRVLHALHPITSLHPVIYSNVGQLWMKEIPQMLRVLDGHNEKNLNQKEWEASLLRFLSQSLMAINDDNWLEQLIKDILDKINYMSNDDEVKAFLYKFFGFTLRTSRSPKLVKTMLSSILKTAHEELLDREGIAVALSIVSLRHLTITLDELQEYGTILTNKHTSSILKLMKVMAFLRAVSVSHTKPSKASPSLQPPHFSEAL, from the exons ATGTCACAACCCCCATTGCATGGGCGCTCCCTCTCTGGTTTGCTTTGGCTTGTTCTCTGCAGTACTGATGATGGACTTCTGGTGGGAGCTGGAGGTTGGGCACCGAAAGCTTGCACTGACTCTGTCGTCTTCTCTTATCCTCTCTTTCACCTAGCCACCCAGTTCATCTCCCCACAGAAACTCCTAACCTATCTTGTG TTGTTTTCCGTGAAGCCCTACAAAGAAGGGGGTCTTGGTGAAAGCTCCCTAAGAGTCCTGCATGCCCTACATCCTATCACCTCCCTGCACCCCGTTATCTACTCAAATGTGGGCCAGCTATGGATGAAGGAGATCCCCCAGATGTTGCGGGTCCTGGATG gtCACAATGAGAAGAACCTGAATCAGAAGGAGTGGGAGGCCAGCCTGCTTCGG TTTTTAAGTCAGTCACTAATGGCCATCAATGATGACAACTGGCTGGAACAACTTATCAAAGACATCTTGGACAAGATAAATTACATGAGCAATGATGACGAAGTGAAA GCCTTCCTATATAAATTCTTCGGCTTCACCCTGCGGACCTCGAGGAGTCCAAAACTGGTGAAGACAATGCTCTCCTCCATCCTAAAAACTGCCCACGAGGAGCTGCTGGATAGGGAG GGCATTGCTGTGGCACTCAGCATCGTGTCCCTGAGACATCTGACGATAACCCTGGATGAACTGCAAGAGTATGGTACTATACTCACCAACAAGCACACATCATCCATCCTCAAGCTGATGAAGGTGATGGCATTCCTGAGGGCTGtgtcagtctcccacacaaagcCTTCCAAGGCATCCCCATCACTGCAACCTCCCCATTTTTCTGAGGCCTTATGA
- the LOC126075061 gene encoding maestro heat-like repeat-containing protein family member 1 isoform X2 — MGQNPEELESRGHNEKNLNQKEWEASLLRFLSQSLMAINDDNWLEQLIKDILDKINYMSNDDEVKAFLYKFFGFTLRTSRSPKLVKTMLSSILKTAHEELLDREGIAVALSIVSLRHLTITLDELQEYGTILTNKHTSSILKLMKVMAFLRAVSVSHTKPSKASPSLQPPHFSEAL; from the exons ATGGGGCAGAATCCAGAAGAGTTGGAGTCCCGAG gtCACAATGAGAAGAACCTGAATCAGAAGGAGTGGGAGGCCAGCCTGCTTCGG TTTTTAAGTCAGTCACTAATGGCCATCAATGATGACAACTGGCTGGAACAACTTATCAAAGACATCTTGGACAAGATAAATTACATGAGCAATGATGACGAAGTGAAA GCCTTCCTATATAAATTCTTCGGCTTCACCCTGCGGACCTCGAGGAGTCCAAAACTGGTGAAGACAATGCTCTCCTCCATCCTAAAAACTGCCCACGAGGAGCTGCTGGATAGGGAG GGCATTGCTGTGGCACTCAGCATCGTGTCCCTGAGACATCTGACGATAACCCTGGATGAACTGCAAGAGTATGGTACTATACTCACCAACAAGCACACATCATCCATCCTCAAGCTGATGAAGGTGATGGCATTCCTGAGGGCTGtgtcagtctcccacacaaagcCTTCCAAGGCATCCCCATCACTGCAACCTCCCCATTTTTCTGAGGCCTTATGA